Proteins encoded within one genomic window of Nonomuraea gerenzanensis:
- a CDS encoding carbohydrate ABC transporter permease yields MKRLLLNASAVGVLIVTIFPVYWMFLTAFKPTRDIQSDTPTFWPAHPTVEHFVTAVNAPGFWTYWRNSLLVTAGAVLLALLVALMASFAVARMRWRGRGAFVVAVFAAQMAPWEALLVPVFIIARDMDLLDSLAMLTGVYFMITLPFTIVTLRGFLAAIPPELEEAAQVDGCSRLVAFRRVVFPLLAPGLMATSLFGFITAWNEFAFVNVLIIKDQELRTLPVWLSSFRDVFGTDWGATMAAASLFALPVLLLFLFLQRHVGTGMTAGAVKG; encoded by the coding sequence GTGAAACGACTCCTCCTGAACGCCTCAGCGGTGGGCGTGCTGATCGTGACGATCTTCCCCGTCTACTGGATGTTCCTGACCGCCTTCAAACCCACCCGCGACATCCAGTCCGACACCCCCACCTTCTGGCCCGCCCACCCCACCGTCGAGCACTTCGTCACCGCCGTGAACGCCCCGGGCTTCTGGACCTACTGGCGCAACAGCCTGCTCGTCACCGCGGGCGCGGTGCTGCTCGCGCTGCTGGTGGCGCTGATGGCGTCCTTCGCGGTGGCCCGCATGCGCTGGCGCGGCCGGGGCGCGTTCGTCGTGGCGGTGTTCGCGGCGCAGATGGCGCCGTGGGAGGCGCTGCTGGTGCCGGTCTTCATCATCGCCCGCGACATGGACCTGCTGGACTCGCTGGCCATGCTGACCGGCGTCTACTTCATGATCACGCTGCCGTTCACCATCGTGACCCTGCGCGGCTTCCTGGCCGCGATCCCGCCGGAGCTGGAGGAGGCGGCCCAGGTGGACGGCTGCAGCCGCCTCGTCGCCTTCCGCCGCGTGGTCTTCCCGCTGCTGGCGCCCGGCCTGATGGCCACCTCGCTGTTCGGCTTCATCACGGCGTGGAACGAGTTCGCGTTCGTCAACGTGCTCATCATCAAGGACCAGGAGCTGCGGACGCTGCCGGTGTGGTTGTCGTCGTTCAGGGACGTGTTCGGCACGGACTGGGGAGCCACCATGGCGGCGGCCAGCCTGTTCGCGTTGCCGGTGCTGCTGTTGTTCTTGTTCTTGCAGCGGCATGTCGGGACGGGGATGACGGCGGGGGCGGTGAAGGGGTGA
- a CDS encoding cellulose binding domain-containing protein, protein MSRIFGKLLLSLALPAILVAATLIAAPANAAQAVRLQYRTSAPGPTTAQAEPWLRLFNDGTTTIPLNQVKIRYYLTGTETYRFACSWAVVGCSTITGRFAPQEGGKQYLEVGFTGGSLNPGQNTNDMQLRFYRADWQTFTQSDDYSYGPNTAYTNWDKITVYVNGQLAWGNPTGTDPDPDPDPTDPPGGGTGELFDDFTYSGPNDPLLAQRGWTVRSSSGGPGVPGATWSPGAVSFPGGLLTLDSSTNGTAAGTVQTELSTASRKFREGTYAARVRFSDAPTSGPDGEHVVQTFFTITPLRFNLDPDYGELDFEYLPNGGWGEPSNILYATSWETYQGEPWQAVNTHTEERTSFAGWHDLVIQVSGGRIKYYVDGRLFADHGDIYYPETPMWIMFNQWFIDLQAATGTRTYRQQVDYLYHSKNEVVAPATVLSRVAALRAGGTAFKDTVPNP, encoded by the coding sequence ATGTCCCGAATTTTCGGAAAACTCCTCCTCTCCTTAGCCCTCCCCGCCATCCTCGTCGCAGCAACCCTGATCGCCGCGCCGGCCAACGCCGCCCAAGCCGTCCGCCTCCAGTACCGCACCAGCGCCCCCGGCCCCACCACCGCCCAGGCCGAGCCCTGGCTGCGCCTGTTCAACGACGGCACCACCACGATCCCGCTCAACCAGGTCAAGATCCGCTACTACCTCACCGGTACGGAGACCTACCGCTTCGCCTGCTCCTGGGCCGTGGTCGGCTGCTCCACGATCACCGGCAGGTTCGCCCCCCAGGAGGGCGGCAAGCAGTACCTGGAGGTGGGCTTCACCGGCGGGAGCCTCAACCCGGGCCAGAACACGAACGACATGCAGCTGCGCTTCTACCGCGCCGACTGGCAGACGTTCACCCAGAGCGACGACTACTCCTACGGCCCGAACACCGCGTACACCAACTGGGACAAGATCACGGTCTACGTGAACGGCCAGCTCGCCTGGGGCAACCCCACGGGCACCGACCCCGACCCCGATCCCGACCCGACCGACCCGCCGGGTGGCGGCACCGGCGAGCTGTTCGACGACTTCACCTACTCGGGCCCGAACGACCCGCTCCTCGCCCAGCGCGGCTGGACCGTGCGCTCCAGCTCCGGCGGCCCCGGCGTGCCCGGCGCCACCTGGTCGCCCGGCGCCGTCTCGTTCCCCGGCGGCCTGCTGACGCTCGACTCCTCCACGAACGGCACCGCCGCCGGCACCGTCCAGACCGAGCTGTCCACCGCGAGCCGCAAGTTCCGCGAGGGCACCTACGCGGCTCGCGTGCGCTTCAGCGACGCCCCCACCTCCGGCCCCGACGGCGAGCACGTCGTGCAGACGTTCTTCACCATCACCCCGCTGCGCTTCAACCTGGACCCGGACTACGGCGAGCTCGACTTCGAGTACCTGCCGAACGGCGGCTGGGGCGAGCCGTCGAACATCCTGTACGCCACGAGCTGGGAGACCTACCAGGGCGAGCCGTGGCAGGCCGTCAACACCCACACCGAGGAGCGCACGAGCTTCGCCGGCTGGCACGACCTGGTGATCCAGGTCTCGGGTGGCCGGATCAAGTACTACGTGGACGGCCGCCTGTTCGCCGACCACGGTGACATCTACTATCCCGAGACCCCGATGTGGATCATGTTCAACCAGTGGTTCATCGATCTGCAGGCGGCCACGGGGACCCGTACGTACCGGCAGCAGGTCGACTACCTCTACCACAGCAAGAACGAGGTCGTCGCGCCCGCCACCGTCCTGAGCAGGGTCGCCGCGCTGCGTGCCGGCGGCACCGCGTTCAAGGACACCGTCCCCAACCCGTGA
- a CDS encoding sugar isomerase domain-containing protein gives MTYATKVLDLAHQVARSQAEPVSRAAALLVASIRAGGVVNAFGSGHSEAIAMEIAGRAGGLVPSNRLSPRDLVLYGGQPPSVLTPELERDPAVARQIYDLAPIAPEDVFVLVSSSGVNGTVVELARIVKDRGHPLIAITSVEHSTRMTSRHPSGGKLLDLADVVLDNGAPYGDAILDLPGGGSYGAVSTITSALLAQLVVTEAVDALLALGETPPIYLSVNVTGGDEHNKALESRYAGRIRRGK, from the coding sequence ATGACGTACGCAACCAAGGTCCTCGACCTGGCCCACCAGGTCGCGCGGAGCCAGGCCGAGCCGGTGAGCCGGGCGGCGGCGCTGCTCGTCGCGTCCATCAGGGCAGGCGGTGTCGTAAACGCTTTCGGCTCCGGCCACTCCGAGGCCATCGCCATGGAGATCGCCGGGCGCGCGGGCGGCCTCGTCCCGAGCAACCGCCTCAGCCCCAGGGACCTCGTGCTGTACGGCGGGCAGCCGCCGAGCGTGCTCACCCCGGAGCTGGAGCGGGACCCGGCCGTGGCGCGGCAGATCTACGACCTGGCGCCGATCGCGCCCGAGGACGTGTTCGTGCTGGTGTCGAGCTCCGGCGTGAACGGCACCGTCGTCGAGCTGGCCAGGATCGTCAAGGACCGCGGCCACCCGCTGATCGCGATCACCTCGGTGGAGCACAGCACCCGCATGACCTCCCGCCACCCGTCGGGCGGCAAGCTGCTCGACCTGGCGGACGTCGTGCTCGACAACGGCGCGCCGTACGGCGACGCCATCCTCGACCTGCCCGGCGGCGGCAGCTACGGTGCGGTATCCACCATCACCTCAGCGTTGCTGGCGCAACTGGTGGTCACCGAGGCGGTGGACGCGCTCCTCGCGCTCGGCGAGACACCGCCGATCTACCTGTCGGTCAACGTGACCGGCGGCGACGAGCACAACAAGGCCCTGGAGAGCCGCTACGCAGGGCGCATCAGACGCGGAAAATGA
- a CDS encoding N-acetylglucosamine kinase: MTQSLVVGVDAGATSTRVAVHALDGTRVGYARAGAGNPTAHGLRKAVASLAEALRAALPQGSGPRVVASMVGMAGDVAEMVPELARVWAEHGIAKPPRYEGDLTIAYAAGSAEPDGTLLLSGTGAGAARIVNYELARVADAMGWLLGDVGSGFWIGRQAAKAVVEAMDRGLPVEALLPDELPAPGDGGLLRTLVGRHFLGTERPPTPRAAGARIVRLVQADHMRLAALSSLVSEAAAAGDPLAVKISHEAADHLVATLRRVHVSGPVVLAGSVLTSAGPVREAVLELLSGETVTTARDAAGAAAWLSARTVLPDPEARALHAVFTAVA, from the coding sequence GTGACGCAATCGCTAGTGGTGGGCGTCGACGCCGGCGCCACCTCCACGCGGGTCGCCGTGCACGCGCTGGACGGCACCCGGGTCGGCTACGCCCGCGCCGGCGCGGGCAACCCGACCGCCCACGGGCTGCGCAAGGCCGTGGCCTCCCTCGCGGAGGCGCTGCGGGCGGCCCTCCCGCAGGGCAGCGGGCCGCGGGTGGTCGCGTCGATGGTCGGCATGGCGGGGGACGTCGCCGAGATGGTGCCCGAGCTGGCCAGGGTCTGGGCAGAGCACGGGATCGCGAAGCCGCCGCGCTACGAGGGCGACCTGACCATCGCCTACGCCGCCGGCTCGGCGGAGCCCGACGGTACGTTGCTGCTGTCCGGCACGGGGGCGGGTGCGGCCCGGATCGTGAATTACGAGCTCGCGCGGGTCGCCGACGCCATGGGCTGGCTCCTCGGCGACGTGGGCTCCGGCTTCTGGATCGGCAGGCAGGCCGCCAAGGCGGTGGTCGAGGCCATGGACCGGGGGCTGCCGGTCGAGGCACTGCTCCCCGACGAGCTTCCCGCGCCCGGTGACGGCGGGCTGCTCCGCACTCTCGTGGGGCGGCACTTCCTCGGCACCGAACGGCCTCCCACGCCACGCGCCGCAGGCGCCCGCATCGTCCGCCTGGTCCAGGCCGACCACATGCGGCTGGCCGCGCTGTCCTCGCTGGTCAGCGAGGCTGCCGCGGCAGGCGACCCGCTGGCGGTGAAGATCTCGCACGAGGCCGCCGACCATCTGGTGGCGACCCTGCGGCGGGTGCACGTGTCGGGGCCGGTGGTGCTCGCGGGCAGCGTGCTGACGAGCGCCGGTCCCGTACGGGAGGCGGTGCTGGAGCTGCTGTCGGGCGAGACGGTCACGACGGCGCGGGACGCGGCCGGGGCGGCCGCCTGGTTGTCGGCCCGCACCGTGCTCCCGGACCCGGAGGCCAGGGCCTTGCACGCGGTCTTCACCGCCGTCGCCTGA
- a CDS encoding carbohydrate ABC transporter permease, with the protein MRARSPWPYLLIAPTVAGGAFLLLYPLLKAAVISFQHFRMGELIRGGAAFIGLENYAELLAGEEFWQVLLRTLAWTAINVVLIVGLGTGIALMLPRLRRGLRLALMSALALAWATPIIAATTVFQWLFQSELGVVNWLLVTLGFDSFRGYTWFADGTATFAVLVILVVWQSVPFAALTLYAGLTTIPVELFESARIDGGTGWQVFWKVTFPMLRQLFALVASLEVIWVAKCFPQIWVLSQGGPDDATTTLPVYAFKIARVLHRYDLGSAVAMLTVILLAVALISNLRRMVRS; encoded by the coding sequence ATGCGCGCTCGTTCGCCCTGGCCCTACCTGCTCATCGCGCCCACGGTGGCGGGCGGGGCCTTCCTCCTGCTCTACCCGCTGCTCAAGGCGGCGGTGATCTCGTTCCAGCACTTCCGGATGGGCGAGCTGATCAGAGGCGGGGCGGCGTTCATCGGCCTGGAGAACTACGCCGAGCTGCTGGCCGGCGAGGAGTTCTGGCAGGTGCTGCTGCGCACCCTCGCCTGGACCGCGATCAACGTGGTGCTCATCGTCGGCCTCGGCACGGGCATCGCGCTGATGCTGCCGCGCCTGCGCCGCGGCCTGCGGCTGGCGCTGATGAGCGCGCTGGCCCTGGCGTGGGCCACGCCGATCATCGCGGCCACCACCGTCTTCCAGTGGCTGTTCCAGTCGGAGCTGGGGGTGGTCAACTGGCTGCTGGTCACGCTCGGCTTCGACTCCTTCCGCGGCTACACGTGGTTCGCGGACGGCACGGCCACGTTCGCCGTCCTGGTGATCCTCGTGGTCTGGCAGTCGGTCCCGTTCGCCGCGCTCACCCTGTACGCGGGCCTGACCACGATCCCCGTGGAGCTGTTCGAGTCGGCCAGGATCGACGGGGGGACCGGCTGGCAGGTGTTCTGGAAGGTCACCTTCCCCATGTTGCGGCAGCTCTTCGCCCTCGTCGCCTCGCTGGAGGTGATCTGGGTGGCCAAGTGCTTCCCGCAGATCTGGGTGCTCAGCCAGGGCGGCCCCGACGACGCCACGACCACCCTGCCGGTGTACGCGTTCAAGATCGCCCGAGTGCTGCACCGCTACGACCTCGGCTCGGCGGTGGCCATGCTCACCGTCATCCTCCTGGCAGTCGCCCTGATCTCCAACCTGCGCCGGATGGTGCGCTCGTGA
- a CDS encoding sugar isomerase domain-containing protein, with protein sequence MTIDPRDFADQIAHLVQVIPDDPEITRAADLFTKALTGGGVIQAFGSGHSEAVAMEIAGRAGGLVPTNRLALRDIVLYGDAPRSELDRYDLERDPAIARTLLDLAPVQRHDLFVIISNSGVNGVVVELATLVKERGHDLIAITSRAHGEAAASRHPSGRKLTDLADVVLDNRAPYGDAVLHLPDGGATGAVSTITSALLAQLVVTQTVRNLLEAGEVPPVYLSANVPEGDAHNLRLEARYAGRIRRGA encoded by the coding sequence ATGACCATAGACCCGCGAGACTTCGCCGACCAGATCGCCCACCTCGTCCAGGTCATCCCGGACGACCCCGAGATCACCCGCGCCGCCGACCTCTTCACCAAGGCCCTGACCGGCGGCGGCGTGATCCAGGCGTTCGGCTCCGGCCACTCCGAGGCGGTCGCGATGGAGATCGCCGGCCGGGCCGGCGGCCTCGTCCCCACCAACCGCCTCGCGCTCAGGGACATCGTCCTGTACGGCGACGCGCCCCGCTCCGAGCTCGACCGCTACGACCTCGAACGCGACCCCGCCATCGCCCGCACCCTGCTCGACCTGGCTCCCGTGCAGCGCCACGACCTGTTCGTCATCATCTCCAACTCCGGCGTGAACGGCGTCGTCGTCGAGCTCGCCACCCTCGTCAAGGAGCGCGGTCACGACCTGATCGCGATCACTTCCCGAGCCCACGGTGAAGCCGCCGCGTCCCGTCACCCCTCGGGGCGCAAGCTCACCGACCTGGCCGACGTCGTCCTGGACAACCGCGCACCGTACGGCGACGCCGTCCTGCACCTGCCCGACGGAGGCGCCACCGGGGCCGTCTCCACGATCACCTCCGCGCTGCTGGCCCAGCTCGTGGTCACGCAGACCGTACGCAACCTGCTCGAAGCAGGCGAAGTGCCGCCCGTCTACCTCTCGGCGAACGTCCCCGAGGGCGACGCGCACAACCTGCGCCTGGAGGCCCGGTACGCGGGCCGCATCCGCCGCGGCGCCTGA
- a CDS encoding extracellular solute-binding protein: protein MKHRILALAAVLALSACGTPAEEPKASGPTKLTVWIMDGSVTQELLKKFETEYEAAHQGIDLDIQIQAWDGIGERVTAALASTDAPDVIEVGNTQVAQYSASGGVTDLTAKVGELNGADWLPGLAQPGNIGGKQYGIPWYAANRVVVYNKDLFTEAGIAQPPTTRDEWLEVTKKLNKDGNQGIYLTGQTWYALAGFIWDEGGDLAVESGGTWKGALDTPQALAGMEFYKQLQALGKGPKDADEANPPQHEVFAQGKVAQIIAVPGIAARVLEVDAKLKDKMGFFPIPGKTADKPGTVFTGGSDLIIPAASQRQEEAYEVVQALAGEQFQTELAKAMSFVPNRTSLAGVLSGDEGTAAMAKGAANGRATPNTPNWAAVEATSVIKQYMTAVLTGGDPAAEARKVSESITTTLNSGS, encoded by the coding sequence ATGAAACACCGCATCCTGGCCCTGGCGGCCGTGCTGGCGCTGAGCGCGTGCGGCACCCCGGCCGAGGAGCCCAAGGCGAGCGGCCCGACGAAGCTGACCGTCTGGATCATGGACGGCAGCGTCACGCAGGAGCTGCTGAAGAAGTTCGAGACCGAGTACGAGGCGGCGCACCAGGGCATCGACCTCGACATCCAGATCCAGGCCTGGGACGGCATCGGCGAGCGCGTCACCGCGGCCCTGGCCAGCACCGACGCCCCCGACGTGATCGAGGTCGGCAACACCCAGGTCGCCCAGTACTCGGCCAGCGGCGGCGTGACCGACCTGACCGCCAAGGTGGGCGAGCTGAACGGCGCCGACTGGCTGCCGGGCCTGGCCCAGCCGGGCAACATCGGCGGCAAGCAGTACGGCATCCCCTGGTACGCCGCCAACCGCGTGGTCGTCTACAACAAGGACCTGTTCACCGAGGCAGGCATCGCGCAACCCCCCACCACTCGCGACGAATGGCTGGAAGTCACGAAAAAGCTCAACAAGGACGGTAATCAGGGCATCTACCTCACCGGCCAGACCTGGTACGCCCTGGCGGGCTTCATCTGGGACGAGGGCGGCGACCTGGCGGTCGAGAGCGGCGGCACCTGGAAGGGCGCCCTCGACACCCCGCAGGCGCTGGCGGGCATGGAGTTCTACAAGCAGCTCCAGGCCCTCGGCAAGGGCCCCAAGGACGCCGACGAGGCGAACCCGCCCCAGCACGAGGTCTTCGCCCAGGGCAAGGTCGCCCAGATCATCGCCGTCCCGGGCATCGCCGCCCGCGTCCTGGAGGTGGACGCGAAGCTCAAGGACAAGATGGGCTTCTTCCCCATCCCGGGCAAGACGGCCGACAAGCCGGGCACCGTCTTCACCGGCGGCTCCGACCTCATCATCCCGGCCGCCTCGCAGCGGCAGGAGGAGGCGTACGAGGTGGTCCAGGCCCTGGCCGGGGAGCAGTTCCAGACCGAGCTGGCCAAGGCCATGAGCTTCGTGCCGAACCGTACCTCGCTGGCCGGGGTGCTCTCCGGCGACGAGGGCACCGCCGCCATGGCCAAGGGCGCCGCCAACGGCCGCGCCACCCCCAACACCCCGAACTGGGCCGCGGTGGAGGCCACCTCCGTCATCAAGCAGTACATGACGGCCGTCCTCACCGGCGGCGACCCGGCGGCGGAGGCACGCAAGGTCTCGGAGTCGATCACCACGACGCTGAACAGCGGATCCTGA
- a CDS encoding MurR/RpiR family transcriptional regulator, producing the protein MELLNRIRADQHDMPEALRKVADAILDGPAEAARLTIVDLAERSGTSTATITRFCRALGFAGYAELRVAIATETGRVAQQTWETDIGQEILPDDSLERVLGVVSGNDIRLIQETRDQLDLAVVEKVAQAVARAGRVLLFGVSSSAAVASEMEYRLQRMRVPTWSRSDAHSALTDAALLGQGDVAIGISHSGRTREVIEVLAEASSHGAITVAVTSQPRSPLAEVAELVLTTASRATSFRSEGFAAIHSQLLVLDVVYVSVAQRTYERTKQAFDVTVRAVAGHRLPAGD; encoded by the coding sequence GTGGAACTCCTCAACCGCATCAGAGCCGACCAGCACGACATGCCCGAGGCCCTGCGCAAGGTGGCCGACGCCATCCTCGACGGCCCCGCGGAGGCCGCCCGGCTGACCATCGTCGACCTGGCCGAGCGGAGCGGGACGTCCACGGCCACCATCACCCGCTTCTGCCGCGCCCTCGGCTTCGCCGGGTACGCGGAGCTGCGGGTGGCCATCGCCACCGAGACCGGCCGGGTCGCGCAGCAGACCTGGGAGACCGACATCGGCCAGGAGATCCTGCCCGACGACAGCCTCGAGCGGGTGCTGGGCGTCGTCTCCGGCAACGACATCCGCCTGATCCAGGAGACCCGCGACCAGCTCGACCTGGCCGTGGTGGAGAAGGTCGCGCAGGCGGTGGCGCGGGCGGGGCGGGTGCTGCTGTTCGGGGTGTCGAGCAGCGCCGCCGTGGCCAGCGAGATGGAGTACCGGTTGCAGCGCATGCGCGTACCGACCTGGAGCAGGTCCGACGCGCACAGCGCATTGACCGACGCGGCGCTGCTCGGCCAGGGGGACGTGGCGATCGGCATCTCCCACAGCGGCAGGACCCGCGAGGTCATCGAGGTGCTGGCGGAGGCGAGCAGCCACGGCGCGATCACCGTGGCCGTCACCTCGCAGCCCAGATCGCCGCTGGCCGAGGTGGCCGAGCTGGTCCTGACCACGGCGAGCCGGGCGACGAGCTTCCGGTCGGAGGGGTTCGCCGCGATCCACTCGCAGTTGCTGGTGCTCGACGTCGTGTACGTGTCGGTCGCGCAACGCACCTACGAACGTACGAAACAGGCTTTCGACGTCACTGTCAGGGCGGTGGCCGGCCACCGGCTCCCCGCAGGCGACTGA
- a CDS encoding DinB family protein: MRSANAVTGQDVRQVVTLAVGTLRQVSPDAWHAPAAELDWTRWETAEHVANVLFTYAVRFGLAQPPVSGLMPFRPRADRDDGPQTIISTDPESGPEGLLTILEACGGLLASVQHTADPATVAYHVYGPSNPEGFAAMGIVETLVHTHDVLQGLDVRWSPPRGACERVLRRIFPHVTVDGDAWEVLLWATGRAELPGRPRLTEWRWYGEG, encoded by the coding sequence ATGCGCAGCGCGAACGCCGTCACCGGGCAGGACGTGCGCCAGGTCGTCACCCTGGCCGTCGGCACCCTGAGGCAGGTGAGCCCCGACGCCTGGCACGCCCCGGCCGCCGAGCTCGACTGGACCCGCTGGGAGACCGCCGAGCACGTCGCCAACGTCCTGTTCACCTACGCCGTGCGGTTCGGCCTGGCACAGCCGCCGGTGTCCGGCCTGATGCCGTTCCGTCCCCGGGCGGACCGGGACGACGGGCCCCAGACGATCATCTCCACCGACCCCGAGTCCGGCCCGGAAGGGCTCCTGACCATCCTGGAGGCGTGCGGCGGCCTGCTCGCCTCCGTCCAGCACACGGCCGACCCGGCGACCGTCGCCTACCACGTCTACGGGCCCTCGAACCCGGAGGGCTTCGCCGCGATGGGCATCGTCGAGACCCTCGTGCACACCCATGACGTGCTGCAGGGGCTGGACGTGCGGTGGTCGCCGCCGCGGGGCGCGTGCGAACGGGTGCTGAGGAGGATCTTCCCCCATGTCACGGTGGACGGGGACGCCTGGGAGGTGCTGCTCTGGGCGACCGGGCGCGCGGAGCTGCCCGGCCGGCCGCGGCTGACGGAGTGGCGCTGGTACGGCGAGGGCTGA
- a CDS encoding MurR/RpiR family transcriptional regulator — MTSGALARVETELPGLPEALRRVGEVILGDPAEAARSTIIALAERAGSSPATVTRFCRAFGFSGYAELRVALATETGRAAQAGWGAGVGHEIGPDDPLDAAIEVMAAADTRLIQDTAAGLDLDVLARVADAIVAAPRVLLVGVSTSGIVANMLEGWLRRIGISGWSAGDAHVALSEAALLKAGDVAIGISHRGRTREVMETLAEAGSHGALTVAVTSFARSPLAELADLVLTTASRETTFRLGGLAAVHSQLFVLDAVYVAVAQRTYERTNEAFERTISAVESHRVERSP, encoded by the coding sequence GTGACTTCAGGAGCGCTCGCGCGCGTCGAAACGGAACTACCCGGCCTGCCGGAGGCCCTGCGCAGGGTCGGCGAGGTCATCCTCGGTGACCCGGCCGAGGCCGCCCGGTCCACCATCATCGCCCTGGCCGAGCGGGCGGGCAGCTCGCCCGCGACCGTGACGCGGTTCTGCCGGGCGTTCGGGTTCTCCGGGTACGCCGAGCTGCGCGTGGCGCTGGCCACCGAGACCGGCCGGGCGGCGCAGGCCGGATGGGGCGCGGGCGTCGGGCACGAGATCGGCCCCGACGACCCGCTCGACGCGGCGATCGAGGTCATGGCCGCCGCCGACACCCGGCTCATCCAGGACACCGCCGCCGGCCTCGACCTCGACGTGCTGGCCAGGGTGGCCGACGCCATCGTGGCCGCCCCCCGCGTGCTCCTGGTCGGCGTCTCCACCAGCGGCATCGTGGCCAACATGCTGGAGGGCTGGCTGCGCCGGATCGGCATCTCCGGCTGGAGCGCGGGCGACGCGCACGTGGCGCTGTCGGAGGCGGCGCTGCTGAAGGCGGGCGACGTGGCCATCGGCATCAGCCACCGCGGACGTACGCGGGAGGTCATGGAGACGCTGGCCGAGGCCGGCAGCCACGGCGCGCTCACCGTCGCCGTCACCTCCTTCGCCCGCTCGCCGCTGGCCGAGCTGGCCGACCTGGTGCTGACCACCGCCAGCAGGGAGACCACGTTCAGGCTCGGCGGGCTGGCCGCCGTGCACTCGCAGCTGTTCGTGCTGGACGCCGTGTACGTGGCGGTGGCCCAGCGCACCTACGAACGCACGAACGAGGCGTTCGAGCGCACGATCAGCGCAGTCGAGAGCCATCGGGTGGAGAGGAGCCCATGA
- a CDS encoding GntR family transcriptional regulator, protein MLDYEGDTHIYLQIADILRDRVSGLAAGHPIPSEAEIQEEFGVARTTARRAVHVLREEGLVYTVQGEGAFVGPPSEAPRKKRKVPFYQQIATDLAGQIKAGKYAPRRPIPGETALVKQYGVARETVRRAMALLREQGWIYTVAQRGSYVSQQESWPDE, encoded by the coding sequence GTGCTGGACTACGAAGGCGACACCCACATCTACCTCCAGATCGCCGACATCCTGCGGGATCGGGTCTCCGGGCTCGCCGCCGGTCACCCCATTCCGAGCGAGGCGGAGATCCAGGAGGAGTTCGGGGTTGCCAGAACCACCGCAAGGCGGGCGGTCCACGTACTGCGGGAGGAAGGGCTCGTCTACACCGTTCAGGGCGAAGGCGCGTTCGTCGGGCCACCCTCGGAAGCACCCCGCAAGAAGCGCAAAGTGCCCTTCTACCAGCAGATCGCCACAGATCTCGCCGGGCAGATCAAAGCTGGGAAATATGCCCCTCGACGGCCTATACCCGGCGAGACGGCGCTGGTGAAGCAGTACGGGGTGGCACGGGAGACGGTGCGGCGGGCGATGGCGCTGCTGCGGGAGCAGGGCTGGATCTACACCGTGGCGCAGCGCGGGAGCTACGTCAGCCAGCAGGAGTCGTGGCCGGACGAGTGA